In one Oryzias latipes chromosome 13, ASM223467v1 genomic region, the following are encoded:
- the LOC101155569 gene encoding claudin-19-like, with amino-acid sequence MAVGLQLVGLVLGVLSWCLQSSSTSSHTWKMKSHVEAVTTSQWQFEGLWMSCAATALGSVQCSKFKTVLGLSAHIQTCRALMILSLLLGLVAIVVSILGLKCTKIGRTSEKVKEQVALSGGVLFLLSGVFTLTAISWYAARVIQDFYNPLYPGMRFELGTGLYLGWAAAGLAILGGSMLCCSTCGGTATQALYLPRSSRGPSIYRAAPASDSSSAKAYV; translated from the exons ATGGCGGTGGGCCTGCAGCTGGTGGGTCTGGTTCTGGGCGTGCTGTCCTGGTGTCTGCAGTCCAGCAGTACCTCCTCGCACACGTGGAAGATGAAGAGTCACGTGGAGGCGGTCACCACCAGCCAGTGgcagtttgagggtttgtggaTGAGCTGCGCCGCCACGGCGTTGGGGTCGGTCCAGTGCAGCAAGTTCAAGACGGTCCTGGGACTGTCAG CTCACATCCAGACCTGCAGAGCTCTGATGATCCTGTCCCTGCTGCTCGGCCTCGTCGCCATTGTGGTCTCCATCCTCGGACTGAAGTGCACCAAGATCGGCCGGACGTCGGAGAAGGTCAAGGAGCAGGTGGCTCTGAGCGGGGGGGTCCTGTTCCTGCTGTCAG GTGTGTTCACGCTCACCGCCATCTCCTGGTACGCCGCCAGAGTCATCCAGGACTTCTACAACCCGCTGTACCCGGGGATGCG GTTCGAGCTGGGAACTGGTCTGTACCTGGGCTGGGCGGCGGCGGGACTGGCCATTCTAGGGGGGTCCATGCTGTGCTGCTCCACCTGTGGGGGGACCGCTACACA GGCGTTGTACCTCCCCAGGAGCAGCAGGGGCCCGAGCATCTACAGAGCCGCTCCCGCCTCAGACAGCAGCAGTGCCAAGGCCTACGTCTGA
- the parl gene encoding presenilins-associated rhomboid-like protein, mitochondrial has product MAWRSCSALWRLTGGGGRWPHSLQQRCGFKKASKKPESRKAEEELSPAHTEPPEAAVQRRTPPPHWEQQAPPSPPRAFGRLVRPFLFTVGFTGCSFGAAAVWQYESLKSRVQGYFDEIRTDWLDKVRPQKRGDLRKEVNHWWNSLSEGQRTVTGIIAVNAAVFLCWRVPSLQRSMVKYFTSNPASKTLCSPMLLSTFSHFSFFHMAANMYVLWSFSSSAVSMLGREQFMAVYLSAGVVSSFVSYVGKMATGRFGPSLGASGAIMTILAVVCTKMPEAKLAIIFLPMFTFTAANALKAIVAMDTAGLVLGWKFFDHAAHLGGALFGIWYILFGHELIWKNREPFVKLWHDLRTRGGGGGAGGGAV; this is encoded by the exons ATGGCGTGGAGGAGCTGCTCCGCTCTCTGGAGGCTGACCGGAGGGGGAGGCAG GTGGCCTCACAGCCTCCAGCAAAGGTGCGGCTTCAAAAAAGCCTCCAAGAAACCGGAAAGCAGGAAGGCGGAGGAGGAGCTCAGCCCCGCCCACACCGAGCCCCCTGAGGCCGCAGTTCAGCGCCGGACGCCCCCGCCTCATTGGGAGCAGCAGGCTCCGCCCAGCCCTCCGCGGGCCTTCGGCCGGCTGGTCAGGCCCTTCCTCTTCACGGTGGGG TTTACAGGCTGCTCCTTCGGCGCGGCGGCCGTCTGGCAGTACGAGTCTCTGAAGTCCCGAGTCCAGGGCTACTTCGACGAGATCCGAACCGACTGGCTGGATAAAGTCCGCCCTCAGAAACGGGGCGACCTCCGCAAAGAG GTTAACCACTGGTGGAACAGCTTAAGTGAAGGCCAGAGGACCGTCACAG GAATCATCGCCGTCAACGCCGCCGTCTTCCTGTGCTGGCGAGTCCCATCCCTGCAGCGCTCCATGGTCAAGTACTTCACCTCCAACCCCGCCTCCA AGACCCTCTGCTCCCCGATGCTCCTCTCCACCTTCAGCCACTTCTCCTTCTTCCACATGGCTGCCAACATGTACGTCCTCTGGAGCTTCTCCAGCAGCGCCGTCTCCATGCTGGGCCGGGAGCAGTTCATGGCCGTCTACCTGTCTGCAG GTGTCGTCTCCTCCTTCGTCAGCTACGTGGGTAAGATGGCCACAGGGAGGTTCGGCCCGTCTCTGGGAGCG tctgGAGCCATCATGACCATCCTGGCTGTTGTTTGCACCAAAATGCCTGAGGCTAAGCTAGCCATCATCTTCCTCCCCATGTTCACCTTCACCGCTGCCAAT GCTCTGAAGGCCATCGTTGCCATGGATACGGCCGGGTTGGTGCTGGGATGGAAGTTCTTCGACCACGCTGCTCATTTAGGAGGAGCCTTGTTTGGAAT CTGGTACATCCTGTTTGGTCATGAACTCATCTGGAAGAACCGAGAACCTTTTGTGAAACTTTGGCACGATCTGAGGacgcgaggaggaggaggaggagcaggtggaggagccGTGTAG
- the LOC105357952 gene encoding general transcription factor II-I repeat domain-containing protein 2-like — protein sequence MAEKRKKTYLFHSEWEEEFFFTTVKETCVCLICGTTVATAKRHNVERHFNTCHKSYHDKYPPASALRAEKARELKTALGKQQSFFTRPAKNSQKASEASFRATHFLIKKKKAFTDGEVVKEAMLLIANTVFKDEKNGSDLISTLSDVQLGASTMARRVSAMSSNLVDQLEQDLAKCKWFSLQCDESVDSSSTAQLLVFIRMVFNDFSTKEELLTLLPLKTTTRGVDIYNTVKEFFVQKKVPLEKLVAVTTDGAPAMVGRQTGFIAHCKRDPDFPKFLHYHCIIHQQALCAKVIGFGHVMTPVVKIINNIRSKAKQHRIFKVLLEEMSAEYGDLLLHTEIRWLSRGRVLHRFLSLLREIKEFMQSKGEDVSLLEDTEWTLDLAFLVDITGKLNLLNCQLQGKEQTFEGVLAPPAGTAPHAYGSPPGQEEHSRKSGFQ from the exons AtggcagaaaaaagaaagaaaacgtaTCTCTTTCACAGTGAATGGGAAGAGGAGTTCTTTTTTACGACTGTAAAAGAAACCTGCGTGTGTCTGATTTGCGGGACGACCGTGGCGACAGCAAAACGGCACAATGTGGAGAGACATTTCAATACGTGTCACAAAAGCTACCATGATAAATATCCACCTGCAAGCGCCCTACGGGCAGAAAAAGCCCGTGAGCTAAAGACCGCTCTGGGTAAGCAACAGTCTTTTTTTACGAGGCCGgccaaaaactcacaaaaagCATCCGAAGCCTCGTTTAGAGCTACACATTTTctgatcaagaaaaaaaaggcatttacaGATGGAGAAGTTGTCAAAGAAGCGATGTTATTAATTGCTAACACTGTATTTAAAGACGAGAAAAATGGAAGCGACCTAATCTCCACTCTTTCCGACGTCCAACTGGGGGCATCTACGATGGCAAGACGAGTATCAGCTATGTCCAGTAACTTGGTCGATCAGTTGGAGCAGGATCTGGCGAAGTGCAAGTGGTTTAGCCTCCAGTGCGATGAGTCCGTGGACAGCAGCAGTACAGCGCAGTTATTGGTTTTTATCCGGATGGTGTTTAATGATTTCTCCACAaaagaagaactcctgacactaCTGCCCTTAAAGACAACTACGAGAGGAGTTGACAtttataacacggtgaaggagtttttcgTGCAGAAAAAGGTGCCATTGGAAAAGCTGGTAGCGGTGACAacagacggggctcctgctatggTCGGCCGACAGACAGGTTTCATCGCTCACTGTAAACGTGACCCAGACTTCCCCAAATTTCTGCATTACCATTGcatcattcaccagcaggcgtTGTGTGCGAAAGTGATCGGCTTTGGGCACGTGATGACTCCcgttgtgaaaatcataaacaaCATCCGCTCCAAAGCAAAGCAGCACAGGATTTTCAAGGTACTATTAGAGGAGATGTCAGCAGAATATGGGGACCTACTGCTACACACAGAAATCAGATGGCTCAGCAGAGGACGAGTTTTGCAtcgttttttgtctcttttgcgTGAAATCAAAGAGTTCATGCAGTCCAAAGGCGAAGATGTCTCACTGCTAGAGGACACAGAGTGGACACTTGACCTTGCATTTTTGGTGGACATTACTGGGAAACTAAACCTCCTGAACTGCCAGCTGCAAGGCAAAG AGCAAACCTTTGAGGGGGTTCTAGCGCCCCCTGCAGGAACAGCGCCACATGCTTATGGATCACCGCCGGGGCAGGAAGAGCACAGCAGGAAGAGCGGGTTCCAGTGA
- the mb21d2 gene encoding protein MB21D2 has protein sequence MAAPALSAGSLGNSPTAAAGRLPHGGGPDLDFRSGARMEDLNRLIQEFSKHDQREYDDQRALEIHTAKDFIFSMLGMVQKLDQKLPVANEYLLLSGGVREGVVDMDLDDLNVYARGTDYDMDFTLLVPALKLHDRNQPVTLDMRHSALGHSWLSLRLFDEGTINKWKDCCTIVDHINGTTNYFFSPTLVADWFYQSISLVLLEVQKKPQRGMPKVEKVERNGTIISVILGVGSSRMLYDIVPVVSFKGWPAVAQSWLMENHFWDGKITEEEVISGFYLVPACSFKGRKENEWRLSFARSEVQLKKCISSSLMQAYQACKAIIIKLLSRPKAVSPYHLRSIMLWACDRLPSNYLSQDDFSAHFLLGLIDDLQHCLVNKMCPNYFIPQCNMLEHLCDETAMLHARKLSSVRSDPAEHLRTTIEHAKAANRLTVELQWRGSSTNLPSPQSDAGGENQPDDRLAKKLQQLVTENPGKSISVFINPDDVTRPHFRIDDKFF, from the exons ATGGCGGCCCCGGCTCTGTCGGCGGGCAGCCTCGGGAACAGCCCCACCGCGGCCGCCGGGAGGCTGCCGCACGGCGGCGGGCCCGACCTGGACTTCAGGTCGGGGGCCCGGATGGAGGACCTGAACCGGCTGATCCAGGAGTTCAGCAAGCACGACCAGCGGGAGTACGACGACCAGCGCGCCCTGGAGATCCACACGGCCAAGGACTTCATCTTCTCCATGCTGG GGATGGTCCAGAAGCTGGACCAGAAGCTGCCAGTGGCCAACGAGTACCTCCTCCTGTCGGGTGGTGTCCGCGAGGGTGTGGTGGACATGGACCTGGACGATCTGAACGTCTACGCCCGTGGCACAGACTACGACATGGACTTCACCCTGCTGGTTCCGGCGCTCAAACTCCACGACCGGAACCAGCCGGTGACCCTGGACATGAGGCACTCGGCTCTGGGTCACTCGTGGCTCAGCCTCCGCCTCTTTGACGAAGGAACCATCAACAAGTGGAAGGACTGCTGCACCATCGTGGACCACATCAACGGCACCACCAACTACTTCTTCTCTCCAACGCTGGTGGCAGACTGGTTCTACCAGTCCATCTCTCTGGTGCTCCTGGAGGTGCAGAAGAAGCCCCAGAGAGGGATGCCgaaggtggagaaggtggaaCGGAACGGAACCATCATCTCAGTGATCCTCGGCGTGGGCAGCAGCCGGATGCTGTACGACATCGTCCCCGTGGTGTCGTTCAAAGGCTGGCCGGCCGTGGCTCAGAGTTGGCTGATGGAGAACCACTTCTGGGACGGGAAGATCACAGAGGAGGAGGTCATCAGCGGCTTCTACCTGGTCCCCGCCTGCTCCTTCAAGGGCCGCAAGGAGAACGAGTGGCGCCTGTCGTTCGCTCGCAGCGAGGTGCAGCTGAAGAAATGCATCTCGTCCAGCCTTATGCAGGCGTACCAGGCCTGCAAGGCCATCATCATCAAGCTGCTGTCCCGGCCCAAAGCCGTCAGCCCCTACCACCTGCGCAGCATCATGCTGTGGGCCTGCGACCGCCTGCCCTCCAACTACCTGTCCCAGGACGACTTCTCCGCCCACTTCCTGCTGGGCCTGATCGACGACCTGCAGCACTGCCTGGTCAACAAGATGTGTCCCAACTACTTCATCCCGCAGTGCAACATGCTGGAGCACCTGTGTGACGAGACCGCCATGCTCCACGCCCGCAAACTCTCCTCGGTGCGCTCCGACCCGGCCGAGCACCTGCGCACCACCATCGAGCACGCCAAGGCCGCCAACAGGCTGACGGTGGAACTGCAGTGGCGGGGCAGCTCCACCAACCTGCCGTCTCCGCAGTCGGACGCGGGCGGAGAAAACCAACCCGACGACCGGCTGGCCAAGAAGCTCCAGCAGCTGGTCACCGAGAACCCCGGCAAGTCCATCTCGGTCTTCATCAACCCAGACGACGTCACGCGGCCGCACTTCCGCATCGACGACAAATTCTTCTGA